The Impatiens glandulifera chromosome 8, dImpGla2.1, whole genome shotgun sequence genome includes a window with the following:
- the LOC124911744 gene encoding ribosomal lysine N-methyltransferase 3 isoform X1 yields MASRRLRTFKRWMTSNGIECSDALALIDGGDEHGILVRANCDLSIGDVVSKIPKQSCLTIKTSSGREMIEEADLDGFLGLSVAIMYEKSLGSLSPWFGYLQVIPESESIPLLWTLDEIDSLLVGTELHKIIKDDKVLVREDWQECICPLLSLEHLNLNPVFFGLEQYLAAKSLIASRSFQIDDYHGYGMVPLSDLFNHKTGAEDVHFTSGLESDSESENSNIDMQDDSSVVDEDVSSDDNRSESPLVQDDNTALEMIMVKDVKAGTEVFNTYGLLGNAALLHRYGFTESDNPFDIVNVDLDLVLQWSCSLYSKRHSRARLSLWRKLGHSSCSSQNSEYFEISSDGIPQIELLILLYVMLLSDKAYEDLDHMLSTGVTSNESLSFLLKEQTDNMEDVLLSVSVRNGLLLLADMRESAYGSNSIEDDVMAMRTCCSVKERKVYHSMMLRICERKILQKLRSYANRNDRSRKRGRN; encoded by the exons ATGGCTTCCAG GAGATTGAGAACATTCAAGCGATGGATGACTTCAAATGGAATTGAATGCAGCGACGCTTTAGCTCTTATTGACGGTGGTGATGAACATGGTATCCTTGTTAGAGCGAATTGCGATCTTTCTATAGGCGATGTTGTGTCGAAGATTCCGAAACAATCGTGCCTTACTATCAAAACATCATCAGGTCGAGAAATGATAGAAGAGGCCGATCTTGACGGTTTCCTTGGACTTTCGGTTGCTATTATGTATGAAAAGAGCTTGGGATCTCTCTCTCCTTGGTTCGGTTATCTTCAGGTTATACCTGAAAGTGAATCCATTCCATTGTTATGGACTTTGGATGAAATCGACTCTCTTCTTGTTGGAACTGAACTCCATAAG ATAATCAAAGATGATAAGGTTTTAGTACGTGAAGATTGGCAAGAATGTATCTGTCCTCTTCTCTCCTTAGAACATTTGAATCTGAATCCAGTATTCTTTGGACTTGAACAGTACCTTGCAGCAAAAAGTCTCATAGCTTCTAGATCTTTTCAGATAGATGACTACCATGGATATGGAATGGTTCCATTATCAGATCT TTTCAATCACAAGACTGGAGCTGAGGATGTGCATTTCACCTCTGGACTTGAATCTGATAGTGAATCTGAGAACAGTAATATTGATATGCAAGATGATTCAAGCGTTGTTGATGAAGATGTATCTTCTGATGATAATCGATCTGAGTCCCCTCTTGTTCAAGATGATAACACAGCTCTTGAAATGATTATGGTGAAAGATGTTAAAGCTGGAACCGAG GTTTTCAATACATATGGATTATTGGGTAATGCAGCACTCTTGCATCGCTACGGATTTACAGAATCAGACAATCCTTTCGATATAGTCAACGTGGATCTTGATCTTGTACTCCAGTGGAGTTGCTCGTTATATTCCAAACGCCATAGTAGAGCAAGATTATCACTTTGGCGGAAACTAGGTCATTCTAGTTGTTCAAGTCAGAACTCAGAATATTTCGAGATCTCATCTGATGGGATACCACAAATAGAACTTCTGATTCTACTCTATGTAATGTTGTTATCAGACAAAGCATATGAGGATCTGGATCACATGTTGTCAACTGGGGTGACTTCAAATGAATCGTTGAGCTTTCTTTTGAAGGAACAAACCGATAATATGGAGGACGTTTTGTTGAGTGTAAGTGTGCGTAATGGCCTTCTGTTGCTTGCGGATATGCGAGAGAGTGCTTATGGGTCTAACTCGATTGAAGATGATGTTATGGCAATGAGAACTTGTTGTTCGGTTAAAGAGAGGAAGGTGTATCATTCTATGATGTTACGCATTTGTGAGAGGAAAATACTGCAGAAATTGAGAAGCTATGCTAATAGGAATGATCGATCGAGAAAACGAGGACGAAATTGA
- the LOC124911744 gene encoding N-lysine methyltransferase setd6 isoform X2, protein MKRAWDLSLLGSVIFRLYLKVNPFHCYGLWMKSTLFLLELNSIRQIIKDDKVLVREDWQECICPLLSLEHLNLNPVFFGLEQYLAAKSLIASRSFQIDDYHGYGMVPLSDLFNHKTGAEDVHFTSGLESDSESENSNIDMQDDSSVVDEDVSSDDNRSESPLVQDDNTALEMIMVKDVKAGTEVFNTYGLLGNAALLHRYGFTESDNPFDIVNVDLDLVLQWSCSLYSKRHSRARLSLWRKLGHSSCSSQNSEYFEISSDGIPQIELLILLYVMLLSDKAYEDLDHMLSTGVTSNESLSFLLKEQTDNMEDVLLSVSVRNGLLLLADMRESAYGSNSIEDDVMAMRTCCSVKERKVYHSMMLRICERKILQKLRSYANRNDRSRKRGRN, encoded by the exons ATGAAAAGAGCTTGGGATCTCTCTCTCCTTGGTTCGGTTATCTTCAGGTTATACCTGAAAGTGAATCCATTCCATTGTTATGGACTTTGGATGAAATCGACTCTCTTCTTGTTGGAACTGAACTCCATAAG GCAGATAATCAAAGATGATAAGGTTTTAGTACGTGAAGATTGGCAAGAATGTATCTGTCCTCTTCTCTCCTTAGAACATTTGAATCTGAATCCAGTATTCTTTGGACTTGAACAGTACCTTGCAGCAAAAAGTCTCATAGCTTCTAGATCTTTTCAGATAGATGACTACCATGGATATGGAATGGTTCCATTATCAGATCT TTTCAATCACAAGACTGGAGCTGAGGATGTGCATTTCACCTCTGGACTTGAATCTGATAGTGAATCTGAGAACAGTAATATTGATATGCAAGATGATTCAAGCGTTGTTGATGAAGATGTATCTTCTGATGATAATCGATCTGAGTCCCCTCTTGTTCAAGATGATAACACAGCTCTTGAAATGATTATGGTGAAAGATGTTAAAGCTGGAACCGAG GTTTTCAATACATATGGATTATTGGGTAATGCAGCACTCTTGCATCGCTACGGATTTACAGAATCAGACAATCCTTTCGATATAGTCAACGTGGATCTTGATCTTGTACTCCAGTGGAGTTGCTCGTTATATTCCAAACGCCATAGTAGAGCAAGATTATCACTTTGGCGGAAACTAGGTCATTCTAGTTGTTCAAGTCAGAACTCAGAATATTTCGAGATCTCATCTGATGGGATACCACAAATAGAACTTCTGATTCTACTCTATGTAATGTTGTTATCAGACAAAGCATATGAGGATCTGGATCACATGTTGTCAACTGGGGTGACTTCAAATGAATCGTTGAGCTTTCTTTTGAAGGAACAAACCGATAATATGGAGGACGTTTTGTTGAGTGTAAGTGTGCGTAATGGCCTTCTGTTGCTTGCGGATATGCGAGAGAGTGCTTATGGGTCTAACTCGATTGAAGATGATGTTATGGCAATGAGAACTTGTTGTTCGGTTAAAGAGAGGAAGGTGTATCATTCTATGATGTTACGCATTTGTGAGAGGAAAATACTGCAGAAATTGAGAAGCTATGCTAATAGGAATGATCGATCGAGAAAACGAGGACGAAATTGA